In Mustela lutreola isolate mMusLut2 chromosome 16, mMusLut2.pri, whole genome shotgun sequence, the genomic window GGTGGCGGCGACCGGGAAGGGGAACTGCGCCTGCGCACTGGCTCGGGGACGCGGATGGGTATAGCCTAGGCCGCTTCCGGTAGCCGAGCTTAGCAACGTGCGCGTGCGCCCAGAGTGTCCGCCTCCTAGGGCACCGCCCACACGCTCCGGACGTCCGGTGAAGACACGCCTCTCGGCATGCGCCGAGCCACGCCCATTTTCTGGCTTAATTGCTTAAGCCCCACCCACTGCCTCAAAAATCCAATTTCTTCGCCCAGGCGCCCATTGCTTCTCCTGCTCTTCCAGACCTCCGGGTCCCCAAGGgctgcccttctccctcctcaGCCTCAGCTCTTTCTTCTAAACCACCCTTTCAGAGGTCTTTAGGCTGCACCAAGCCCCCGCGTCAGCCCCGCCCTTCACCCCTAAGCCCCTCAGACTCCGGGGTTTGCCTTCCTTACTCCCTTCGGTACGCCCTTTCGCTCCCCTAGGCCTGAGTAAGTCTTGTCCATCTCTCAGCTCCCGCCTCTCGTAACACCTTGCTCTCCTGAAGTTTCCCCTTGAAACCTCTCCTCTCCTAATAAATCTGACTCATTACTTCTAAATCGCTCCCACCTTCTGCCTGCCAACCCCTAAAGCAATCTGAGCCCCAATCTAGTTCTCCGCACCTTCCCCTAGGCTCCGCCTACAACCCTCACATACTGCCTTCCCCTCggtcccagccctgcctcctgcttccttAGCCCCGCCCCCTCCTGGCCCCGCCTCTAGCCTTACCAAAGTCGTAGGGTCTGCTCACAGCCCTCAACTCCTTATTTCCTTCCAGTGTCAGGACAAAGAGATAGGGCAAGGTAGTGGGTGCAGGCTTTCCAAGAATCTGGCTGGAATGGGGGATGAGGACCTAAAGTCACGTTTGAACAGAGGGGCAGTGTTTTACTCAGAGCCGATATTTACAGGGAGCCCTTTGAGGTCAGCTGGAGACGAGAGCTCCAAGACCGCTCTCAGCGCCAAGCATTATAACAATGCACATGACATGGGTTCTCCCAAATTCCATGCACTCCCATCAGGGTGGCATAGGGAAGGGAAGGCATCTGAAGGAAGGGCCAGCCTTGGTACCGACACTGATTACACACAGAAGCCAGTAGGCAGAGATTTATTTCCGAGGTCCCTGCCCCCAGGGGCCCGTCAGTCCCGGGGAGGGTGGCAGAAGGCAGTAGGACCCAGGAGTTTAGGTCCTCACCCTCGACCCCCTCCCACAACGGGAAGACCACCAGGTATGAGGGTGTCCCAGCTTTCCTGCCCAGGCTCAGCACCAGCTGAAACCCCAGCTCTACGTCTGACCCGGGCAGCGGTGGCCCAGGCTGTGGGTCAAGCCAGCTCTTTCCCCTCCggctcctccacctcctcctcggCCCCCGCCGTTGCTGGAATGCCCTCGTCGTCCCACGGCGGTTCAGGCCCTGCGTCCGGGGAACACAGGGGCACCCCCATGGCTTCAGGGTGCTTGCGTTTGGCATGGCGCCGGAGCGTGTTGGCCTCCGTGAAGCGCAGCCGGCAGACAGGGCACTGGTAAGGGCGTTCCCCAGAGTGGACACGGTGGTGGTGGGCCAGCTCGCCTGCCTCACGGAAGCGGCGAGGGCAGAGTGGGCAGCGGAAGGGCCGGAGGCCGGCATGGATGTTGCAGTGCCGCCGCAGGTGGCTGGACCGCTTGAAGGTCTTGCCGCAATCCTTGCACTCATGCGGCTTCAGCTCTGAGTGCGAGATGCTGTGGCGCTCCAGGTCAGAGAGGTAAGGGAAGGCCCGCAGGCACACAGGGCAGAAGTGTGGGGCCTTCTTAGGGCCAGAGCCCCCAGGCAAACCTGCCGCTGACCCCTCAGAGACCGTATAGGGCACACCCTGATCATCAATCAACAGGAGGTCGCTGCCACTGCCGCCGCCCACAGGGGCTGTCACCCCCTGTGCCAGCGGGGGCTCCTGCCCTGACTTGGTGGGGCGGCCCCGCTTGCGAGGGAGGGTGGCCTTGAGTGTCCGGTTCGAGGAGGTGGCCCCCCCAGGACGCCGGCCTCGGCGTCCCCGGGGAACAGGAGGAGGTAAAGCCAGagatttctcttcctcccccggCAAAGGCGAAGGCAACGGGTCTGGGCTGGGGGTGTCCATTGAGCAGTGGGGGGCTTGGGTCTGGGCACTGGAGCCGGGCTAagaggagagagggggcagcCGTCAATGCAGGGAGGGTCTGGAGCATCCCTTGTCCCCCAACACCTCGCCCATCCCTTGGTCTGTGTCTCTTCACCTGGGC contains:
- the ZNF524 gene encoding zinc finger protein 524, coding for MDTPSPDPLPSPLPGEEEKSLALPPPVPRGRRGRRPGGATSSNRTLKATLPRKRGRPTKSGQEPPLAQGVTAPVGGGSGSDLLLIDDQGVPYTVSEGSAAGLPGGSGPKKAPHFCPVCLRAFPYLSDLERHSISHSELKPHECKDCGKTFKRSSHLRRHCNIHAGLRPFRCPLCPRRFREAGELAHHHRVHSGERPYQCPVCRLRFTEANTLRRHAKRKHPEAMGVPLCSPDAGPEPPWDDEGIPATAGAEEEVEEPEGKELA